A region from the Cuculus canorus isolate bCucCan1 chromosome 14, bCucCan1.pri, whole genome shotgun sequence genome encodes:
- the LOC104054869 gene encoding protocadherin gamma-B1-like, which produces MEMRAAAARRVALLSALLLGLWCRAAAERLRYAIAEELGRGSLVGPLARDLGLSPAELPARKLRIVSGDEKQYFVLGEDKNLRVNERIDREGICGAVSPCVLSLEAVVENPFNIFHVSVTIQDINDNAPQFDREFVLIVVIESTPPGARFPLGSGRDPDIGVNSLQSYQLTPNPLFSLVVTESPDGTKHAELVLEKSLDREKQVTHRLILTAVDGGDPILSGTAEIQINVTDANDNPPVFTKEVYKIRLLENLPEGSLAFQVKATDGDEGTNAEITYSFSNTASSVRKLFTLDPRTGDVTVTGPLDYEEGKYYEASVEGKDGGGLSAHAKVHIDILDVNDNAPTVSILPILNPIPEDAVTSTVVAVINVRDRDSGDNGEVSCNIEDDLPFRLESSSKNTYKLIIGSVLDRETVSTYNITVAARDRGVPSLWSRASLSLEVSDVNDNAPVFSEAAYSAYVWENNAAGALLVRVSARDLDAGANGRVSYWLAGGSAVGACAASSVSVEARSGAVYAQRSFDYEQCRELSVSVRAQDGGAPSRSSTATVRVFVLDRNDNAPRVLWPAAGAGAAGEAGLAPGAAPFEVVPRSAEAGYLVAKVVAVDADAGRNAWLSYELVQAAEPALFRVGLHSGEVRTARAVSERDAAKQRLVALVKDHGRPALSATATLHVVLAESLQEALPELSERPSGAEAAAELQLGLGLALALLCALFVLSVALAVLARLRGAGPPAVLRCLGAQRFSGAGAAFPADFCEGTLPSSYNLCVAPGRAVADVAWLPPPLPSLPAEELLGGEPCGKRSESSSAGAGEPHDHPDAPQVCNPRSHALIRESFSTAVFSPLFILML; this is translated from the coding sequence atgGAGATGCGAGCGGCAGCCGCCAGGCGGGTCGCGCTGCTGTCCGCCTTGCTGCTGGGCTTGTGGTGCCGGGCGGCGGCGGAGCGGCTCCGCTACGCCATCGCCGAGGAGCTGGGCAGAGGCTCGCTGGTGGGGCCGCTGGCGCGGGACCTGGGGCTGAGCCCGGCCGAGCTGCCGGCGCGCAAGCTGCGGATAGTTTCTGGTGATGAGAAGCAATACTTCGTTCTCGGGGAAGATAAAAATCTGCGGGTAAACGAGAGGATAGACCGAGAAGGCATCTGCGGGGCAGTGTCTCCCTGTGTCCTCAGTTTGGAGGCAGTCGTGGAAAATCCTTTCAATATATTTCATGTGAGCGTTACTATCCAGGATATTAATGACAACGCGCCGCAATTTGACAGAGAATTTGTTCTCATAGTCGTGATCGAGTCCACTCCTCCTGGGGCCAGATTCCCGCTGGGCAGTGGAAGAGACCCCGACATTGGGGTGAACTCATTACAAAGCTACCAACTTACTCCCAATCCGCTTTTCTCTCTTGTCGTAACAGAAAGTCCAGATGGGACGAAACACGCCGAACTGGTACTGGAGAAAAGTTTAGATCGAGAAAAACAGGTAACTCACCGTTTGATACTAACAGCGGTGGACGGTGGGGATCCAATCCTATCGGGGACGGCCGAGATTCAGATTAACGTGACCGATGCAAATGACAACCCTCCGGTATTCACCAAAGAGGTCTACAAGATTCGACTACTAGAAAACCTTCCAGAGGGCTCCTTAGCTTTTCAGGTAAAAGCTACTGATGGCGATGAAGGCACAAATGCAGAAATTACTTACTCTTTCAGTAACACCGCGAGTAGTGTTCGCAAACTCTTCACTTTGGATCCCAGGACAGGGGATGTGACGGTTACAGGCCCCTTAGATTATGAAGAAGGGAAATATTACGAAGCGAGCGTTGAAGGCAAGGACGGGGGCGGCCTGAGTGCGCACGCCAAAGTGCACATAGACATTCTAGACGTCAATGACAATGCACCAACCGTTTCTATTCTACCTATCTTGAACCCGATACCTGAAGACGCGGTGACGAGCACAGTTGTGGCTGTAATCAATGTCCGTGACAGAGATTCAGGGGATAACGGGGAAGTGAGCTGCAACATCGAAGATGATTTGCCTTTCAGACTAGAATCATCATCAAAGAACACCTACAAATTAATAATAGGCAGTGTCCTGGACAGAGAAACGGTCTCCACGTACAATATCACCGTCGCTGCCAGGGACCGGGGCGTGCCGTCGCTGTGGAGCCGCGCGTCACTGTCGCTGGAGGTGTCGGACGTGAACGACAACGCGCCGGTGTTCTCGGAGGCGGCGTACAGCGCCTACGTGTGGGAGAACAACGCGGCGGGCGCGCTGCTGGTGCGCGTGTCGGCGCGGGACTTGGACGCGGGCGCCAACGGGCGCGTGAGCTACTGGCTGGCGGGCGGGAGCGCGGTCGGGGCGTGCGCGGCGTCGTCGGTGTCGGTGGAGGCGCGGAGCGGCGCGGTGTACGCGCAGCGGTCGTTCGACTACGAGCAGTGCCGCGAGCTGTCGGTGTCGGTGCGGGCGCAGGACGGCGGGGCGCCGTCGCGGAGCTCGACGGCGACGGTGCGCGTCTTCGTGCTGGACCGCAACGACAACGCGCCGCGGGTGCTGTGGCCGGCGGCGGGCGCGGGAGCGGCGGGCGAGGCGGGTTTGGCGCCGGGTGCGGCGCCGTTCGAGGTGGTGCCGCGCTCGGCCGAGGCCGGCTACCTGGTGGCCAAGGTGGTGGCGGTGGACGCGGACGCGGGGCGCAACGCGTGGCTGTCGTACGAGCTGGTGCAGGCGGCGGAGCCGGCGCTGTTCCGCGTGGGGCTGCACAGCGGCGAGGTGCGCACGGCGCGGGCCGTGTCGGAGCGGGACGCGGCCAAGCAGCGGCTGGTGGCCTTGGTGAAGGACCACGGGCGGCCGGCGCTGTCGGCCACGGCCACGCTACACGTGGTGCTGGCCGAGAGCTTGCAGGAGGCGCTGCCGGAGCTGAGCGAGCGGCCGTCGGGCGCCGAGGCGGCGGCCgagctgcagctggggctggggctggcgcTGGCGCTCCTCTGCGCCCTTTTCGTGCTCAGCGTGGCGCTGGCCGTGCTGGCGCGGCTGCGCGGGGCCGGGCCGCCCGCCGTGCTGCGCTGCCTGGGCGCGCAGCGCTTCTCCGGGGCGGGCGCCGCCTTCCCGGCCGACTTCTGCGAGGGCACCTTGCCCTCCTCCTACAACCTGTGCGTGGCGCCGGGCCGCGCCGTCGCCGACGTCGCTTGgctgccgccgccgctgcccaGCCTGCCTGCGGAGGAGCTGCTCGGCGGGGAGCCCTGCGGGAAGCGGAGCGAGAGCAGCAGCGCCGGCGCGGGAGAGCCGCACGACCACCCCGACGCACCGCAGGTCTGTAACCCGCGCTCTCACGCTCTTATCCGCGAGTCTTTCTCAACCGCcgttttttctcccctttttatCTTGATGTTGTGA